The Haloferax marinisediminis nucleotide sequence ACGCCCTTGTCGGTCAACGAGTAGTAGGTCGCGACGGGTGCATCTTCTTCCAGACGCCGGTTGACGAAGCCCGTCTCCTGAAGGTCGTCGAGGACGCGCGAGAGCGTCCGAGAACTCGCGCCGGTCGAACGCTTGAGCTCGTTGAATCGTTTCTCACCGTCCTGTAAGTCGTGGAGGACGATGAGTCGCCACTGTGACCCAATCTGTTTGAGTGAGTCGATGATGGGACACGGTGCATCGTCGACAGGGAGTTCGGAGGCCATACCCTGGTCTGGGACCCGACCGACTTTAGTAGTTCGGTTATTTTACCTACTTTCACAACGTTACCTGAGTCGGATAGTAACCAACTGACATCGCTGTGAACTATCGGCAGGATGGAACTGCAGCACACGACCTGGCGAGTGGTCGTCTGCCGGGTGAGCGAAGCGGTTCTGCTGTTGTAACGCGTAGAGTACGTATGCACAGGCCTCGAACATTCTCGGTGACAGTCGTGGGCGAGAACGACACCACGGGCGGTGGTGTCTTCGAATTCGATGCATCGGTGTTGCTCCTTCGCAGTGAGCACCTCAGTCTCTGGGTCGGTGACGACCACTTCGTCGTAGACCCGGAAGGAGATGTCCAACGAGGACAGTACGTACTCGTGGAGAGACCATCGTCTGGGTGTGTCGCACGTATCGTCGAAGTCGATTCCGGCGATGCACCGGACTCCGAACACCGCATCGAGGTCGAATGTTGTTGTCGGTGGGACGCCACTCACGTCGAGACAGACCCGACCATCGAATACTGGACGCAGGACATGGTCGAAGCGGGAAGCAGGAAATCGGAGCGTCGAACGAGAAGCGGACACAGAGAGAGTGAGAAGGAGGGAGAGACGGTTACGTTCGTTCGACCGACGATGCGCTGAGACAGCCCGATACTCGAAACGTGGGGTCGTCAGGCGAGGAGTCGAGAGAGCAGCAGAAAGACGCGCTTGAGGTTCTCAGAGAGGCGCGACTGATTCTCCGAGTAGAGAACGACTTCCTCGTCGAGTGCGTGGACGACGACTGCCCGTCCACGGTTCGTCAAGTCCATCAGTTCGATACCACGAATCGCGTCGAGTGGAACGATAAGATAGCGGAACTCTTCGTCTTTGATATCTGCGTTACACTGGTCCCCGAAGATGTGTACACTGTGTTCTGTGACCCCGATTTCGTACCCGATGTAACTCATGCCAGATATCTCCGCGCCGGCGCGGCCACCCTTTACTTTCCCCTTCAACTGTGAGGAGTCCAGCAGGATTCCATCGACCATACGGTCCGGTTTCCACCCCCTACTGGTAAGTGTTCGCGCCTAGTTCTCGCCGTTGATTTTCACCCACAGGCGGGACACACGACGCGTGGTTCCTTCAGTTCAACTGCGCTTCGTGGCGCTCGAAGGAGTACCTGACATATCGTGTCCGTCTCCATCGGATTCGATGATGGAGTACGTCGTCTGCAGATGGTTGCGGATGTAGTCCACAGTAGACGGGTCGTACGTCCAAAAGCCCCTGAATCCCGGTGCGTCTGCTCGCTCTTCGGCGACGAGGGCACACTTGTAGTCGTCGACCCCGTTTCCGTCGTAGACGACGAACCACGACCGGCGAATCTCTTCGGAACGGGCGAGGTGGAGTAAGAACTGCTCGACTTTCGGGACGTCGTCGCTCGGGTAGATGTACGCGTGGACAGAGAGGTCGTCGCGACCGCCGAGTCGGCGATACGACTCCAGTTGTGGGCGCAGGTTCGCGCCCGTCTGGAACCCAGCGTGCAACTCACCAGCACCGACACGCCACGCTCGGTCTTCTATCTCACGTGTCGCATTGAGCATCCGTTCGCGGTCGTAGGAGGTAAAGAGCGTCTCGTCGAGGTGGTCGAGAATCGGAACGTAGGACTCTCGTTCGAATCCGGGTTCGACGTCCGCGGCATCCTTGAGGACGTCGGTGACGTCGACTGCAGTGTGGAACTGCGTCCCGGTTCCGAGCACTGCGTAATTCGATGGTCCGACGTCCGACATCGCCGCTTGGACCGAGACGTTCCGGTCTTTGAAGTGTTCGGCGAGACGGTCGACTGCGCCATCCCGCGGGTTAAATACAGTGAGTGTCCGCTCAGCGGCGGCGACACCGGCAATCAATTCGCTGAGGGACATAATCGATTGATGAAGAGGTGAGACCGGTATATCATTCTTTTCATAAATCAAATTGGATGTATGAGCCTTCAGAGTACTCGAAAATGAGTTTCCTGGGGACATATTGGCCACGTTATCTCATATCACGGATTCCTAACTATGGGCATGGGGGTCGTATAGTCAGTATGATTTCCGGATCCGACCGGTCAAATCCGCACACCGACAACGTCGGAAACGGAGTCCACACGTGGTTCGCCCAAGAGGCCCCAAGCATCGTCGCCGGCCTCGAAGCATCTCACCTCATCGGACCGTTGACCGCTGCGACGGCGTGGAAACTCATCGCTGCAGGCCGCCCGACAGAGGCGGTCGAGCTCGTCCTCGAAGAAGTAGACGAGTCGTGGCGACAGTGAGGGTGGCCGAGTAGATTGGCATCGGCACCCACTCACTGGACCCGACATCGTGGATTCACTAGCAGGTAGTGGTACAGCGGACTGTTTTTGAAAGAGAGACAGAGTGCGTTCGCGATGGCAGTTACTGGTCGCGCGAGTTCGTATCGCGAATGTACAGTTCGACGAGTGCGTCGAGGAGATGTGGCGCCAACTCGAACCGCACGTCGACGCTGTTTTCTTCACGTTCGTACGACAGGTGTTGAACGTCGATGGCTGCGAGGAGTGTCCGCATCGAGTCGACGACGTAGTTGCTCGCTCCGGCCTCGACGCGGAGGTCGTCACCGAGGTGGATAGACAATCCATCTACGACCGTCTCGTAACAGGTCTTGTTCGGTGAGTCCACCCGTTGGCTTCGTTTGACGAGGCCGAGCGACGAGAGCGTCTCCAGCCGACGGTAGATGGTCGACTCAGAGACGTCGCACTTCTCAGCGAGTTCCTCGGCAGTCATCGGAGCGTGTTTACAAGCGAGCAAAACCTCACGAGAGACGCTATCGCCGAGTGCATCGAGGAATTCTTCGTCAGTCGAGTCGGGTGGAACGTCACTGCTCGCCGCGGGGGCAACATCCTCTGCCTCGTCTGTCAGGGGACCACCTGGGTCGTCTGACGACGACAGAACGTCGTCCACCAGGTCTCGTCGGGTCATCGTATCCTACCAGACGTTGTCAAACAATATGTAATCGGCGCCTACAGTAATCGTATCATTTCAGTTATTCTGAAACGTCTTCTGCACCACTTGAACAGGCAGGGGACGTGGAAAATCGACTGACGGGAGTGGTTAGTGAGAGGAAAATTAGAGACCAATCGAGGTGAGCAGGTTCGTCAGTCCGCCAGAACAGCGGACACGGCGGTGTGGGTCCGCGACGGTGTCGTGCTCACTCGACAGTGACACACTTCGCGAGATTGCGTGGCTTGTCGATTGGCCGTTCGAGCAGGTTCGCCGCGTGGTACGCCACGAGTTGGAGTTGGACGTTCGCGAGGATACCAGCAATCTCTGGGTGCGTCTCCGGGATCGACAGGACGTGGTCGGCGAATTCGACGACTTCGCTCGACCGGTCGCTCGTGACGGCGATGACTGGAGCACCCCGTGCCTGAACTTCCTTCATATTGCTCAGCGTGGCCTCGTCTTCGTGGCCGGTGAAGATGGCGAACACCGGGGTGATGGGTGTGACGAGTGCGAGCGGGCCGTGTTTGAGTTCTGAAGCGGCGAACCCTTCGGCGTGTTCGTACGAGATTTCTTTGAACTTCAGCGCACCTTCGAGGGCAACGGGGTGGGCGGGCCCCCGACCGATGAAGAAGTACGCATCGCTTTCTTCGTACTCGATTGCAATCTCACGCGCAGTCGACGTGTCGAGGATCTCCTGAACGTCGCCGGGGAGCCGAGCCAGTGCCTCCATGAGGTTCCGGGCGTCAGATGACCTCACGCCCGTGATGTCCTCAGAGATGCGCTCCGACAGGAGCGCGAGTGCAGTCACCTGTGACGAGAACGTCTTGGTCGCTGCGACACCGATTTCCGGACCGGCACGGAGCAGCAACTCGTCGTCACACTCGCGAGTCATCGACGAACCGACGACGTTCGTGACGGCGAGTGTCTTCGCACCTGCTGCACGAGCGCGGCGCACGGCGTCGAGTGTGTCGGCCGTCTCACCGGATTGGCTGACCGCGATGACGAGCGTGTTCGGCGTCACCGGTGGCTTAACCACAGAGTACTCGCCCGACATGAACGCGAAGGCGGGAATGCCACGAGCGTTCAGGAGGGACGCCGCGTACATTCCTGCGTGGTGGGACGTTCCCATCGCGACGAGGTGGATTTGCTCGACGTCGGCGAAGGTTCCCGGTGGGAACTCGTCTAACTCGACACCGCCGGTGTGGGTGTTCAGCCGACCCTGTGTCGTGCGTCGAAGCGCGCCGGGTTGCTCGTTTATCTCCTTGTACATGAAGTGCTCGTAGCCACCTTTCGTTGCCGTCTCTGGGTCCCATTCGATGTGCTCGACTGGCCGGTCGACAGAGCGCCCCGCAGAGTCGGTAATCGTGTAGCCGTCAGAGCGGGTCACGACGAAGTCTCCGTCGTGGAGGTAGACGACGTTCTGGGTGTGCTGGATAAACGCCGGAACGTCACTCGCGAGGAAGTACTCGCCATCGCCGACACCGAGGACGAGTGGCGACCCGGAGCGAGTCGCGTAGATTGCTTCCTCGTCGTCGATGATGGCTGCGATAGCGTAGCTTCCCGAGAGGCACCCGATAGCCGCGCGGAAGGCTTCTTCGGGGGTCGCGCCGGCACGAAGGTTCTCTTCGATGAGGTGCGGTACGACTTCGGTATCCGTCTCGCTGCTGAAGGAGTGACCCTTCGATTCGAGGTCGGAGCGAAGCGACTGGTAGTTCGAGATGATGCCGTTGTGGACGACTGCGACGCGACCTGCCTCGTCAGTGTGCGGGTGCGCGTTGCCGTCCGTGACACCACCGTGAGTGGCCCAGCGAGTGTGGCCGATTCCGTACGATCCAGCGATCGGGTTCTTTTCGACTGCCGCGACGAGTTCGGAGACTTCGCCGACGCGCTTGGTCATCGAGATGCCAGTCTGGTTCTTGACGGCGATTCCGGCCGAGTCGTAGCCACGGTACTCCAGACGCCGGAGTCCCTCGACGAGTGAGCCGACAGAGTCGTCTGCTCCGATGCAGGCGGTGATTCCGCACATCAGTGCGTCACCTCCACGCGTTCGCGCACGTCACCATGTAAGACGGTTCCTGCGCCGACAACGGCTTCGGCACCGACGCGGCTCCCCGGCGAGAGCGTCACGTTGGCACCGACGACAGCGCGGTCACCGACGATACTCCCGAGTTGGCGGTCGGTGTACAGTCGGCCTTCGAGGATGACGTCTGCGCGGCCACCGGGCGAGACGACGCCATCGCCAATCTTCGCACCGGGTCCGACGACTGAGTCCCGAAGGATTGCACCGGCGTCGACGTGCGCGTCGGTCGAGAGGATAGACCGCTCGACGACGCTGTTAGCGCCGACGACGACGTTGTTCTGGAGACAGCTTCCAGCACCGATGACGGCACCAGGACCCACGTTGCAATCGTCGCCGATGACGACGGGGTGTTCGAGTACAGCGAGGTCGTGGATGCGAGCAGAGTCGGAAATCGACGAAGAGTCGAGGCGTGCGAGTAGGGTCTCGGTCACCGAGAGTAGTCCCCACGGGTGCGAGGGGTCGAGCCAACCGCCGTTGACCGTGACCGACGAGACGTAGCCGTCCAGATAGTGGATGACGTCTGGAAGTCGGGTTTCTCCGTCGTACGATGGCGTCCGCCGAAGCGCATCGAAGACAGACGAATCGAAGACGTAGACGCCGGCGTTGACCAAGTAGCCACTTTCGGCGCCGTGTTCGTCGATATCGGAGATCCGGCCGTCGTGTTCGACCACCACACCGTACTCTTCGGGTGTGTCGGAGCTCGCGACAGCGAGCGTTGCCACGGAGTCAGTTACCGAAAAGCGCTCCAGCACTTTGGAGACGATGTCCGCGTCGATGACGTTGTCACCGTTGCAGACCACGAATTCGTCCCCGACGTACCCCTCTGCTTGGAGGAGGGCGTGGCCGCTTCCGAGTCGCGAATCTTGGCGGACGAAGTCGATATTTGCGTCCGGGTAGCGCGCAGACAAGTGTGTCTGAATACGCTCAGAGCGGTAGCCGACGACGACCACGACGTGTTCGATGCCACACTCGAAGAGAGAGTCGAGTACGTACTCGACGACCGGCCTGTTAGCCACCGGAAGCATGGGCTTAGGCTGGAACGTGGTCAACGGTCGGAGTCGACGACCCTCCCCAGCAGCGAGGACGACAGCCTCGTTGATTCGGTGGCTCATGCTCGCCCTCCCTCGACGAGAACGCGTGCAGAACGGGTCCGTGATCGGGTGTAAATCATACCAGAGATTGGGGGAGCGATGGGGATTGTTATACAGACAATTCTCGAAACTGGGAGGAAGTTAGGGTCTCATGTGCCACAGAATAACATGGCCCAACACCGGTGGTACCTCCCGATTCGACGGTATGAGTACACCTAATCGGTGACTTTCAGCGTGCGGAACTAGTACGATACTGGACGAAGACGAGGCCGGACACACAGAGCGACGGTTCGGACGCATCGAGAGCAGTGTCGTCGTGCCAGTCTGATACGCCGGCGTTGACACTCACGGAGAAAGCGTTTCGAACAAAGGAACCAACCCAGGGAGTCCCTGAGTTAGTAGTCAAAAACTGAGATGAGGACGCGTATCCGTCAGCTCACGCGTGGAGACGGTCTTTGTACGACTCCATCGCGGTGATTGCCATGAGCGTCGCGGTGCTCAGGACGGCCCATCCAGCAGCGGGAATCTGTTCGAGGCCAGGGACACCGAGGAGACCTGCAGAGACTGTGGCCGCCACGCCGGCGGCGATCGTGAGGTTCCGCTTCGGCGTCGACGCGAGGCTCGGAGCCTCTTCGGCCGAGTCCGAAGAGGGAGAGACATCACCGTTGAGGTACGTCTCGAGTTGGTCCGCTGCATCGAGGAGCGTGATGTCTCCCCGGTTCTTGTCGAATTCGACGATGCCAGCCGAGTCCATCTTCGGGAGGTGGCACTGGTACAACCCGATGTAGACACGCTTGCGCTGACTCGAAGAGAGTGCTTTGACGTCGATGTCGTTTTCTTTTGCAGCGATGAACTCGGCCATATCACCGAGCTTCGCTTCACCGTCGTTCTCTTTCAAGTAACGGAGGGCGTCACGGCGGCGCTGGTTCTTCAGAATCTCGAAGACGATATCCTTCGAGAGAGATTCTGGGACTTGTTCAGAGACTTCAGTCGAGCCTCCGGTCGTTTCGGCGATCTGTTCCGGTGCCGTCTGTTCGACAGCTTCAGAGTTGGTTTGTAGTGAATCG carries:
- a CDS encoding winged helix-turn-helix transcriptional regulator, which codes for MASELPVDDAPCPIIDSLKQIGSQWRLIVLHDLQDGEKRFNELKRSTGASSRTLSRVLDDLQETGFVNRRLEEDAPVATYYSLTDKGVSLCPVFDEIEEWANEWLEIEGPSVEAEAAESTI
- a CDS encoding harpin-binding protein, producing the protein MISGSDRSNPHTDNVGNGVHTWFAQEAPSIVAGLEASHLIGPLTAATAWKLIAAGRPTEAVELVLEEVDESWRQ
- a CDS encoding DICT sensory domain-containing protein; amino-acid sequence: MSLSELIAGVAAAERTLTVFNPRDGAVDRLAEHFKDRNVSVQAAMSDVGPSNYAVLGTGTQFHTAVDVTDVLKDAADVEPGFERESYVPILDHLDETLFTSYDRERMLNATREIEDRAWRVGAGELHAGFQTGANLRPQLESYRRLGGRDDLSVHAYIYPSDDVPKVEQFLLHLARSEEIRRSWFVVYDGNGVDDYKCALVAEERADAPGFRGFWTYDPSTVDYIRNHLQTTYSIIESDGDGHDMSGTPSSATKRS
- the glmS gene encoding glutamine--fructose-6-phosphate transaminase (isomerizing), which gives rise to MCGITACIGADDSVGSLVEGLRRLEYRGYDSAGIAVKNQTGISMTKRVGEVSELVAAVEKNPIAGSYGIGHTRWATHGGVTDGNAHPHTDEAGRVAVVHNGIISNYQSLRSDLESKGHSFSSETDTEVVPHLIEENLRAGATPEEAFRAAIGCLSGSYAIAAIIDDEEAIYATRSGSPLVLGVGDGEYFLASDVPAFIQHTQNVVYLHDGDFVVTRSDGYTITDSAGRSVDRPVEHIEWDPETATKGGYEHFMYKEINEQPGALRRTTQGRLNTHTGGVELDEFPPGTFADVEQIHLVAMGTSHHAGMYAASLLNARGIPAFAFMSGEYSVVKPPVTPNTLVIAVSQSGETADTLDAVRRARAAGAKTLAVTNVVGSSMTRECDDELLLRAGPEIGVAATKTFSSQVTALALLSERISEDITGVRSSDARNLMEALARLPGDVQEILDTSTAREIAIEYEESDAYFFIGRGPAHPVALEGALKFKEISYEHAEGFAASELKHGPLALVTPITPVFAIFTGHEDEATLSNMKEVQARGAPVIAVTSDRSSEVVEFADHVLSIPETHPEIAGILANVQLQLVAYHAANLLERPIDKPRNLAKCVTVE
- a CDS encoding ArsR/SmtB family transcription factor; translation: MTRRDLVDDVLSSSDDPGGPLTDEAEDVAPAASSDVPPDSTDEEFLDALGDSVSREVLLACKHAPMTAEELAEKCDVSESTIYRRLETLSSLGLVKRSQRVDSPNKTCYETVVDGLSIHLGDDLRVEAGASNYVVDSMRTLLAAIDVQHLSYEREENSVDVRFELAPHLLDALVELYIRDTNSRDQ
- a CDS encoding DUF7344 domain-containing protein; the encoded protein is MVTDSLQTNSEAVEQTAPEQIAETTGGSTEVSEQVPESLSKDIVFEILKNQRRRDALRYLKENDGEAKLGDMAEFIAAKENDIDVKALSSSQRKRVYIGLYQCHLPKMDSAGIVEFDKNRGDITLLDAADQLETYLNGDVSPSSDSAEEAPSLASTPKRNLTIAAGVAATVSAGLLGVPGLEQIPAAGWAVLSTATLMAITAMESYKDRLHA
- a CDS encoding sugar phosphate nucleotidyltransferase, which produces MSHRINEAVVLAAGEGRRLRPLTTFQPKPMLPVANRPVVEYVLDSLFECGIEHVVVVVGYRSERIQTHLSARYPDANIDFVRQDSRLGSGHALLQAEGYVGDEFVVCNGDNVIDADIVSKVLERFSVTDSVATLAVASSDTPEEYGVVVEHDGRISDIDEHGAESGYLVNAGVYVFDSSVFDALRRTPSYDGETRLPDVIHYLDGYVSSVTVNGGWLDPSHPWGLLSVTETLLARLDSSSISDSARIHDLAVLEHPVVIGDDCNVGPGAVIGAGSCLQNNVVVGANSVVERSILSTDAHVDAGAILRDSVVGPGAKIGDGVVSPGGRADVILEGRLYTDRQLGSIVGDRAVVGANVTLSPGSRVGAEAVVGAGTVLHGDVRERVEVTH